ACCGGCAGCGACACCCTCGACCACCAGATCGTCGTGCGCGGCGATCTGCTTCGGATACCGCCGCCGGAACCACCCCACGACCAGATAGGCGAAGGGCGTGTCGATCGCCGCGGCCAGCGCCTTGAAGGTCCATCCGGCCAGGATCATCTGCGGGATCCGATCCTGCGACTCGGTCCCGATGAACAGAAGACCCACCACCAGGGAGCTGTCGACGAGCTGGCTGAACATCGTCGACGCGTTGTTGCGCAGCCACAGGTGGCGCCCCCGCGTGAGCCGCCGCCAGAAATGGAAGATCTGGATGTCGACGAGCTGGGCCACCAGATAGGCGACCATCGACGCCGCGACCGCGCGCCCCGTCTTGCCGAAGATCTGGTGGAAGTAGTGGTCGAACTGCTCGGCCGGATACGCGGCACCAGTGTCGACGTCGACGCCGCCGATGCTGGGGATCTGGTCGGCCACCCACACGACCGCCACGGTGAACACACTGGCCACCAGTCCGCTGATCACCACCTGGTTCGCACGCCGCCGCCCGTAGCACTCGCTCAGCACGTCGGTCACGAGAAAGGTCAGCGGGTAGGGCAGGATGCCCACCGACAGGTAGAAGTACTCCTCGATCC
This portion of the Candidatus Krumholzibacteriia bacterium genome encodes:
- a CDS encoding queuosine precursor transporter; amino-acid sequence: MREEYGPYGPGREREFEFVFLVLAGLFIAALVVCNLIVQKFFLWEPFGIEEYFYLSVGILPYPLTFLVTDVLSECYGRRRANQVVISGLVASVFTVAVVWVADQIPSIGGVDVDTGAAYPAEQFDHYFHQIFGKTGRAVAASMVAYLVAQLVDIQIFHFWRRLTRGRHLWLRNNASTMFSQLVDSSLVVGLLFIGTESQDRIPQMILAGWTFKALAAAIDTPFAYLVVGWFRRRYPKQIAAHDDLVVEGVAAGASVRA